A single window of Nicotiana tomentosiformis chromosome 1, ASM39032v3, whole genome shotgun sequence DNA harbors:
- the LOC104108303 gene encoding protein SMALL AUXIN UP-REGULATED RNA 12-like has protein sequence MAIRKLNKLPQAAVLKQIMKMCSSLGRKQCYNDEDHLPIDVPKGHFAVYVGENRTRYIVPISFLNHHEFQYLLQCAEEEFGFDHDMGNTIPCGEVVLRSLTSMLC, from the coding sequence atggcCATTAGAAAATTAAACAAGCTACCACAAGCTGCAGTTTTGAAGCAAATTATGAAAATGTGTTCAAGTTTGGGTAGGAAGCAATGCTATAATGATGAAGATCACCTTCCCATTGATGTACCAAAAGGACATTTTGCAGTTTATGTAGGAGAGAACCGAACTCGGTATATCGTACCAATTTCTTTCTTAAATCACCATGAGTTTCAGTACCTCCTCCAATGTGCAGAGGAAGAATTTGGCTTTGATCATGACATGGGCAACACTATTCCCTGCGGAGAAGTTGTTCTACGGTCACTAACTTCCATGCTTTGTTAG